In Methanosarcina barkeri MS, a single window of DNA contains:
- the eif1A gene encoding translation initiation factor eIF-1A, with amino-acid sequence MRKRKAGTRSSVPTTQEVTRVRTPRRENHEVLATVSSLLGSKRVTLQCMDGVVRMGRIPGSKNKKMWIHEGDVVIVTPWEIQDSKADVIWKYTRPQVEWLERKGYLK; translated from the coding sequence ATTAGAAAGAGAAAAGCAGGGACTAGAAGCTCAGTGCCCACTACTCAGGAAGTAACAAGAGTACGCACACCGCGTAGGGAAAATCACGAAGTTCTGGCAACAGTATCAAGTTTACTTGGTTCAAAAAGAGTCACATTGCAGTGTATGGACGGTGTAGTCCGAATGGGCCGGATTCCCGGGTCCAAAAATAAGAAAATGTGGATCCACGAAGGAGACGTAGTAATCGTTACTCCGTGGGAAATTCAGGATTCTAAGGCCGATGTGATCTGGAAGTACACAAGACCCCAGGTCGAGTGGCTCGAGAGAAAAGGGTACCTCAAATAA
- a CDS encoding 2-oxoacid:acceptor oxidoreductase subunit alpha has translation MEYTLRVGGEAGQGLQTIGGALAQVFSKIGFHVFTHQDYMSRVRGGHNFYQIRFSEKEISASRDMVDILLALDLDTIEIHRKSVRDDGFILYDSEITKKKFEEPEFIDIPFKKIALDVGKKSVMANTVATGAALGILDLGLETFRNVLRKAFEKKGDEVIQGNIACAEAGYNYARKNCPRCEAPEIREPENRRLMLIDGVNAIGMGALMSGCKFYSGYPMTPSTGILNYMASRAEEYNLVVEQVEDEISAINMAIGASFAGVRAMTGTSGGGFALMVEGLSLAGMTETPIVIAEMQRPGPATGLPTRTEQADLLFVLYAAHGEFPRVIFEPGDPKQAFYLTNRAFELAEKYQIPVFIQSDQYLGDTEWTYEKFGLENIIYNDYRLREKDLEGVEVYKRFKYSSTGISLLAVPGEAGKHLVVADSDEHDEEGHIIEDSETRIKMVQKRMLKKLPLIKKEIEPPLLYGDSSPKIVLVGRGSTYGVIKEVVDTISKDHKVAMMHFSQVYPLPERDKFDYIELLENADLTICIENTATGQFAKLMRAETGFEFSHQILRYDGRPFTIENLKEELHAYI, from the coding sequence TTGGAGTACACACTTCGAGTAGGAGGAGAGGCCGGACAGGGACTGCAGACCATAGGTGGAGCTCTTGCACAGGTCTTTTCCAAGATAGGATTTCACGTATTTACTCACCAGGATTATATGTCCAGGGTACGTGGTGGGCACAATTTTTATCAAATTCGCTTTTCTGAAAAGGAGATCTCTGCCTCAAGAGATATGGTCGATATCCTCCTGGCTCTTGACCTGGACACTATAGAAATTCATAGAAAAAGCGTACGAGATGACGGATTTATTCTTTATGATTCCGAAATTACCAAAAAGAAATTTGAAGAACCTGAGTTCATAGATATCCCGTTCAAAAAAATAGCCCTTGATGTTGGAAAAAAAAGTGTGATGGCAAATACTGTAGCTACCGGAGCAGCACTTGGAATTCTTGATCTTGGGCTTGAAACCTTCAGGAATGTTCTAAGAAAAGCCTTCGAGAAAAAAGGGGACGAGGTAATCCAGGGAAATATAGCCTGTGCAGAAGCGGGATATAATTATGCTCGTAAAAATTGTCCCCGTTGTGAAGCTCCCGAAATCCGTGAACCTGAAAACAGAAGACTCATGCTTATTGACGGGGTTAATGCAATCGGAATGGGAGCCCTAATGTCAGGCTGTAAGTTTTATTCCGGTTATCCTATGACGCCTTCAACAGGGATTCTAAACTATATGGCTTCCAGAGCAGAAGAGTACAACCTGGTCGTTGAACAGGTTGAAGACGAGATTTCAGCTATTAATATGGCTATAGGGGCTTCTTTTGCAGGCGTAAGAGCAATGACCGGAACGTCAGGTGGAGGATTTGCCCTGATGGTAGAAGGCCTTTCTCTTGCAGGAATGACTGAAACTCCTATCGTTATTGCTGAAATGCAGCGTCCCGGACCTGCAACCGGTTTACCTACACGCACGGAACAAGCAGACTTGCTTTTTGTCCTTTACGCAGCACATGGAGAGTTTCCAAGGGTGATTTTTGAACCGGGAGACCCAAAACAGGCTTTCTATCTCACTAACAGGGCTTTCGAACTTGCGGAAAAGTACCAGATCCCTGTGTTTATTCAGTCAGACCAGTATCTTGGGGATACCGAGTGGACGTATGAAAAATTTGGCCTTGAAAATATAATTTACAATGATTATCGGCTGAGAGAAAAAGACCTTGAAGGCGTTGAGGTTTATAAACGTTTTAAATATTCCAGTACAGGAATCTCTCTACTTGCAGTCCCCGGAGAAGCCGGAAAACACCTCGTTGTAGCGGATAGCGATGAACATGACGAGGAGGGACACATCATAGAAGATTCCGAGACCCGGATCAAGATGGTCCAGAAAAGGATGTTGAAGAAACTTCCTCTTATAAAGAAAGAGATTGAACCCCCACTTCTTTATGGCGATTCTTCTCCAAAAATCGTGCTTGTAGGGCGTGGCTCTACTTATGGTGTGATAAAAGAGGTGGTCGATACTATTTCTAAGGATCACAAGGTTGCGATGATGCATTTTAGCCAGGTCTATCCTCTTCCGGAACGGGATAAGTTTGATTATATTGAACTTCTTGAGAATGCTGATCTTACCATCTGTATAGAAAATACTGCTACCGGGCAGTTTGCAAAACTAATGAGAGCCGAAACAGGGTTTGAATTTTCCCATCAGATTCTCAGGTATGATGGGAGACCTTTTACAATTGAAAATCTGAAGGAGGAATTGCATGCCTACATCTGA
- a CDS encoding TIGR00269 family protein, with translation MTIKCKKCNHEAIVFQKYSGMHLCKKHFVEDVERKIKLTIRKEYSIRKNDVIAVALSGGKDSSVALYIMHKILGNRPDIEIVAISVDEGINGYRPHSLEVAKSLTKMLGVRHIIKSFKEVHGVTMDELAAMDREKGACSYCGVLRKNILNRTALEIGATKLVTGHNLDDEAQTILLNHLRGDVERMVRLAPPAAIEGLVLRAKPLRNIPEKEVALYALVNSLPVDFSECPYAGEALRGEIRELLNNFEAKHPGTKYSLLRGFDKLVGALCKEMPPAKIGKCRICGETCTEEVCQACKLLGRA, from the coding sequence ATGACAATCAAATGCAAAAAATGCAATCATGAAGCCATCGTTTTTCAGAAATATTCCGGGATGCACCTTTGCAAGAAACATTTTGTAGAAGATGTCGAAAGGAAAATCAAACTGACAATACGAAAAGAGTATAGTATCCGTAAAAATGATGTGATAGCTGTTGCTCTAAGCGGGGGTAAGGACAGCTCAGTTGCCCTCTATATAATGCACAAAATTCTGGGGAACAGGCCAGACATTGAAATCGTTGCAATTTCAGTGGACGAAGGAATAAACGGATATCGCCCTCATTCCCTCGAAGTTGCAAAAAGCCTCACAAAGATGCTTGGGGTGAGGCATATCATAAAGTCCTTCAAAGAGGTACACGGAGTAACTATGGACGAACTGGCTGCAATGGACCGGGAAAAAGGCGCATGCAGCTACTGCGGCGTCCTTAGAAAGAATATTCTCAATAGAACCGCGCTTGAAATCGGAGCAACAAAACTCGTTACAGGACATAACCTGGATGATGAAGCCCAGACAATTCTTCTCAACCACTTAAGGGGAGATGTGGAGCGCATGGTCAGACTTGCTCCGCCTGCAGCTATTGAAGGCCTGGTCTTGCGAGCAAAACCCCTGAGGAATATCCCTGAAAAAGAAGTGGCACTTTATGCTCTTGTAAACTCCCTCCCTGTGGACTTCAGCGAATGCCCGTATGCAGGAGAAGCTTTACGAGGAGAGATAAGGGAGCTTCTGAACAACTTTGAGGCAAAGCACCCTGGAACCAAATATTCTCTGCTAAGGGGCTTTGACAAGCTTGTAGGAGCACTTTGTAAAGAAATGCCACCTGCAAAAATCGGGAAGTGCAGGATTTGCGGGGAAACTTGCACTGAAGAGGTATGTCAGGCCTGCAAGTTGCTAGGTCGGGCTTAA
- a CDS encoding acetolactate synthase large subunit: MKASDLFVAQLEEEGVEYIFGLPGEENLDLLESLRTSRIKLIVTRHEQAAAFMAATYGRLTGKPGVCFSTLGPGATNLVTGVAQAQLIGAPLISISGQKALTDNWQARFQLVNTVRMMEPLCKKAVSITDPGMIPTVIRNAFKHAEADRPGAIHIELPEDIAEEETEATVQKRSEIKIPYPDPDAVKRAAAMICEAKNPLIIVSSGANRKAITEELENFVERTGIYLVHTQMGKGVVPDDCSYSLFATGIHARDYVNCGIDGADLIITIGYDIVEYPPYLWNSTLDKQIINIDFVEFVPDRYFNPTVEVIGDIASSIRELAASIPEKREFPIFEHTRNFIKEKINGSARKSYPPVPQAVVQSVRKVLGREDIITLDNGIYKLWFARLYKTYAPNTVLLDNALATMGAGLPSGITAKLLHPERRVLAICGDGGFMMNCQELETAIRYEIPIVVLILNDNGFGFIKWKQKKMHFEDFGLDYGNPDFSLFARSFGAVGIRIKEDDDLAEVLEKAFALNKVAVIECPIDYSVNYETFSIELGKLTCKF, translated from the coding sequence ATGAAAGCTTCGGATCTTTTTGTTGCCCAGCTTGAAGAAGAAGGCGTTGAATATATATTTGGATTGCCAGGAGAGGAAAACCTTGACCTGCTTGAGTCCCTGAGAACTTCCAGAATCAAACTAATCGTAACAAGACACGAACAGGCTGCGGCGTTTATGGCTGCAACATATGGAAGGCTGACCGGAAAGCCAGGGGTCTGCTTTTCAACACTTGGACCCGGAGCCACAAATCTTGTTACAGGCGTTGCTCAGGCACAGCTTATAGGAGCACCTCTCATATCTATATCTGGACAGAAGGCTTTGACTGACAACTGGCAGGCTCGTTTCCAGCTTGTAAACACTGTCAGAATGATGGAGCCTCTCTGCAAAAAGGCTGTATCCATTACCGATCCGGGAATGATCCCTACGGTGATCCGTAATGCCTTCAAACATGCTGAAGCTGATAGGCCAGGAGCTATACACATCGAACTTCCGGAAGACATAGCTGAAGAAGAAACTGAAGCGACGGTGCAGAAGCGAAGCGAAATTAAAATTCCTTACCCTGATCCTGACGCTGTAAAAAGAGCTGCGGCTATGATCTGTGAGGCTAAAAATCCCCTGATCATAGTTTCCTCAGGAGCAAACCGAAAAGCGATCACTGAGGAACTCGAAAATTTTGTCGAGCGGACAGGCATCTACCTGGTGCATACTCAAATGGGAAAAGGAGTCGTCCCTGATGACTGCAGTTACAGTCTCTTTGCCACAGGGATTCATGCAAGGGATTATGTTAACTGTGGAATTGACGGGGCTGACCTTATTATCACTATTGGTTACGATATCGTCGAATATCCCCCTTACCTGTGGAACAGTACGCTGGACAAACAGATCATAAATATTGATTTCGTGGAATTCGTGCCTGACAGATACTTTAACCCAACAGTAGAAGTCATAGGGGATATTGCTTCTTCAATCCGGGAACTTGCCGCAAGCATTCCAGAGAAACGGGAATTTCCGATCTTTGAACATACCAGGAATTTCATTAAGGAAAAAATAAATGGTTCTGCCAGGAAAAGCTATCCTCCTGTTCCACAGGCCGTAGTTCAGAGTGTCAGAAAGGTGCTGGGAAGAGAAGACATAATCACACTGGATAATGGGATTTATAAACTCTGGTTCGCTCGCCTTTACAAGACCTATGCTCCAAATACCGTGCTCCTTGACAACGCCCTTGCGACTATGGGTGCAGGTCTTCCTTCAGGGATTACTGCAAAGCTTCTTCATCCGGAGCGCCGCGTGCTTGCAATCTGTGGGGACGGAGGTTTTATGATGAACTGCCAGGAACTTGAGACTGCAATCCGCTATGAAATTCCTATTGTTGTCCTTATCCTCAATGACAATGGTTTCGGCTTTATTAAGTGGAAGCAGAAAAAAATGCATTTTGAGGATTTCGGGCTGGACTATGGAAATCCTGATTTTTCTCTCTTTGCCAGGAGCTTCGGTGCTGTGGGTATCAGGATCAAGGAAGACGATGACCTTGCTGAAGTTCTGGAGAAAGCTTTTGCCTTGAATAAAGTGGCAGTTATTGAGTGTCCTATTGACTATTCCGTAAACTATGAAACTTTTTCGATAGAATTGGGAAAGCTTACATGTAAGTTCTGA
- a CDS encoding CxxC-x17-CxxC domain-containing protein, producing MAFNDRGNSFRGRDSNRGGFGAPREMYNAICSDCGAETQVPFKPDPDRPVYCRDCLPNHRKPRENRY from the coding sequence ATGGCTTTTAATGACAGAGGAAATTCCTTCAGGGGAAGAGACAGCAACCGTGGAGGTTTCGGAGCTCCCAGGGAAATGTACAACGCAATCTGTTCTGACTGCGGTGCTGAAACTCAGGTACCTTTCAAGCCTGACCCTGACAGACCAGTCTACTGCAGAGACTGTCTTCCTAACCACAGGAAACCCAGAGAAAACAGATATTAA
- a CDS encoding CxxC-x17-CxxC domain-containing protein, producing MGFNDRGNSYRGGNRNSGRGGFRGGNSGPREMHKVICSDCGVETEVPFKPTEGRPVYCRDCLPKHRKF from the coding sequence ATGGGTTTTAATGACAGAGGAAATTCCTACCGTGGTGGCAACCGAAATAGCGGCCGCGGTGGTTTCAGAGGCGGCAACAGCGGCCCCAGAGAAATGCACAAGGTTATCTGTTCTGACTGCGGGGTTGAGACTGAGGTTCCATTCAAGCCGACCGAAGGGCGGCCGGTTTATTGCAGGGATTGCCTTCCTAAACACCGAAAGTTTTAA
- a CDS encoding CxxC-x17-CxxC domain-containing protein, translated as MSFNDRGNSFRGRDSNRGNRDNNRGGYRGGNSGPKEMYPAVCSDCGAETQVPFKPAEGRPVYCRDCLPNHRKF; from the coding sequence ATGAGTTTTAATGACAGAGGGAACTCTTTCAGGGGAAGAGATAGCAACCGGGGAAACAGAGACAACAATCGCGGAGGTTATAGAGGTGGCAACAGCGGCCCCAAAGAAATGTACCCCGCAGTTTGTTCTGACTGTGGTGCAGAGACCCAGGTTCCATTCAAACCAGCTGAAGGAAGACCGGTTTACTGCAGAGACTGCCTACCAAACCACAGGAAGTTCTAA
- a CDS encoding acyltransferase family protein, producing MKNKIIAFDFLRALAIAMIIPAHLSNFLSFTYIKLALYAVDPFVANMGLGLFIFMSGYLLYYNNHSINSFQSILSFYKKRLLRIFPLYWAALAAFTLVFFIFAPRLNSGFEFPNAEQVFSFHNLIMHILGLQIFLAPAYVSPMLTLYFIGLIIVFYTIYPFIIMLSKSSKQILLYSSLIFLGCLLVSRTFNIIEYRFYTFFPIFVFGILTCKESLFEKTTIINRKNPFVKILLAALPVMLVLVIVLGSRTTLFLDQNASFSIKSASSGTIGSSMVISMLESMANSLGLSYITLKFIIDSVLLNLFVIIFCVLEYRFAMKFINNEFSSYLSSVFTYVATASYCIYLFHRPFLALWNSGTHFISSPILHDVILIFIALPILVIISYHLQILELNLKKHIFHKKAPHKDFPFIGSSNSSSK from the coding sequence ATGAAAAACAAAATAATTGCATTTGATTTTTTAAGGGCTTTAGCAATAGCAATGATTATTCCGGCTCACTTAAGTAATTTTTTATCTTTCACTTATATCAAGTTAGCCCTTTATGCCGTTGATCCTTTTGTTGCAAATATGGGACTGGGACTTTTTATATTTATGAGTGGATATTTGTTATATTATAACAACCATTCAATAAACTCTTTCCAGAGCATATTGTCTTTCTACAAAAAACGACTCCTGAGGATTTTTCCCCTTTACTGGGCAGCTCTCGCTGCTTTTACACTTGTGTTCTTTATATTTGCTCCAAGGCTAAACTCAGGTTTTGAATTTCCCAATGCTGAACAGGTGTTTAGTTTTCATAATCTAATCATGCATATACTAGGATTACAAATTTTCCTTGCTCCTGCATATGTATCCCCGATGCTGACATTATATTTTATAGGTTTAATTATTGTATTCTATACAATTTACCCGTTCATCATTATGCTTTCAAAAAGTTCAAAACAGATCTTACTTTATTCTTCTCTCATATTTCTCGGATGCTTGCTAGTCTCAAGAACTTTTAACATTATTGAGTACCGCTTTTATACGTTTTTCCCGATATTTGTTTTTGGGATTCTTACCTGTAAAGAAAGCCTATTTGAAAAGACAACGATAATTAACAGGAAAAATCCTTTTGTCAAGATACTGCTGGCTGCCCTTCCTGTTATGCTTGTACTGGTTATTGTTTTGGGCTCAAGAACAACCCTTTTCCTAGATCAAAATGCTTCATTCAGTATTAAATCTGCAAGTAGCGGCACGATAGGGTCTTCTATGGTAATATCGATGCTAGAAAGTATGGCAAATTCACTGGGCCTGAGTTACATTACCTTAAAATTCATTATTGATTCTGTGCTTCTTAACTTATTTGTAATAATATTCTGTGTTCTAGAATACAGGTTTGCAATGAAATTTATCAACAATGAATTTTCAAGTTACCTGAGCTCTGTGTTTACATATGTTGCTACAGCTTCATATTGTATCTATTTGTTCCACAGACCATTTCTAGCACTCTGGAACTCAGGGACACACTTTATAAGTAGTCCAATCCTGCATGATGTCATCCTTATTTTCATAGCACTACCTATCCTGGTCATCATCTCGTATCACTTGCAGATTCTTGAATTAAATTTAAAAAAGCATATTTTTCATAAGAAAGCGCCTCACAAAGACTTTCCCTTTATAGGCTCTTCAAATAGTTCAAGCAAGTGA
- the eif1A gene encoding translation initiation factor eIF-1A, protein MIRRRNSKSSKSVAGDTHEVIRVRTPQKDRNEVLATVLNLLGSKRVTLQCMDGVVRMGRIPGSKNKRLWIREGDIVIANPWEIQDSKADVIWKYTRPQIEWLEKKGYLN, encoded by the coding sequence ATTATCAGACGCCGAAACTCAAAATCAAGTAAATCGGTTGCAGGAGATACTCATGAAGTAATAAGGGTACGTACTCCTCAAAAGGACAGAAACGAAGTTCTGGCAACAGTATTAAATTTACTTGGTTCTAAAAGAGTCACACTACAGTGTATGGACGGTGTGGTCAGAATGGGACGAATTCCCGGATCTAAAAACAAGAGACTGTGGATTCGTGAAGGCGATATAGTCATAGCGAACCCATGGGAAATTCAGGACTCTAAAGCCGACGTTATCTGGAAATATACAAGGCCCCAGATTGAATGGCTTGAAAAAAAAGGATACCTTAACTGA
- a CDS encoding DUF7847 domain-containing protein translates to MYEDFGTILNRGFYSWFRNLNICIPFILNFLINMIIYVLFVSLMGILFFTSNTGSIIDPATLSNKEILSILWNGFSENFGLFLFVIIAFFLFSLFVQSFFTAGAIGMAKKASETGDTGIFDMLVSSSKNTIRLFLTILLTTLLLLVGIIFIVPGAFAVGNLNTFIQNPEASVNGMIALGIGFILWIAYIIFLNLVLALSSYALVIDELGPLEALGEGFRFFRNNKLDVSIIWIITIGLALINGYVSEFVDSGNILFTAIISLVPIVILQPLTTVLWTRLYLTRKGRKLYDPSDLLSVPDSF, encoded by the coding sequence ATGTATGAAGATTTTGGAACAATACTTAACAGAGGATTTTACAGCTGGTTTAGAAATTTAAATATCTGTATTCCATTCATCCTTAATTTTCTTATCAATATGATTATTTATGTCCTTTTCGTTAGCTTGATGGGCATTTTGTTCTTTACCTCAAATACAGGAAGTATTATCGATCCTGCAACCCTTTCCAATAAGGAAATTCTTTCCATATTATGGAACGGTTTTTCTGAGAACTTCGGACTGTTCTTATTTGTGATTATCGCGTTTTTTCTGTTTTCATTGTTCGTGCAGTCCTTCTTCACAGCAGGAGCAATAGGGATGGCAAAAAAAGCCTCTGAGACAGGAGATACCGGGATCTTTGATATGCTGGTTTCAAGTTCAAAAAACACCATCAGGCTTTTCCTTACAATCCTGCTAACTACCCTACTCCTGCTTGTAGGAATCATATTTATAGTGCCAGGAGCCTTTGCAGTAGGGAACCTGAATACGTTTATCCAAAATCCAGAAGCTTCAGTAAACGGCATGATAGCGCTAGGTATAGGATTTATTCTCTGGATCGCTTATATTATATTTCTCAATCTCGTACTTGCCCTCAGCAGTTATGCTCTTGTGATCGACGAGCTTGGACCCCTTGAGGCTTTGGGTGAAGGTTTTCGTTTCTTTAGAAATAATAAACTGGACGTTTCCATTATCTGGATAATCACTATCGGATTAGCTCTAATCAATGGTTATGTCAGCGAATTTGTAGACTCGGGAAACATCCTGTTTACAGCAATTATATCTCTGGTTCCTATTGTGATTCTGCAGCCTCTCACAACTGTCCTGTGGACACGCCTCTACCTGACAAGAAAAGGAAGAAAGCTCTATGACCCTTCAGATCTGCTCTCCGTCCCGGATAGCTTCTGA